One stretch of Manis pentadactyla isolate mManPen7 chromosome 10, mManPen7.hap1, whole genome shotgun sequence DNA includes these proteins:
- the FBRS gene encoding probable fibrosin-1 isoform X1 yields the protein METAAATAPGPGWATEGERRRRRCSRRDRDREQRRRRGPGGDAPRALLAAPRGSSSSSSPPPPARPWSSASSGERPGGPRRRRLRPRPRPPRPRTRKQPAGSGSRGEEEEEEEEGGADDREAEEEPEEEEEEEDLIDGFAIASFASLEALQKDASLEPPERLEHRLKHSGKRKRGGSSGATGEPGDSSEREPGRPSGDRARKWPNKRRRKEASSRHSLEAGYICDAESDLDEKVSDDDLDPSFTVSTSRASGPHGAFNGNCEAKLSVVPKVSGLERSQEQPPGPDPLLVPFPLKEPPPPLAPQPPVSPPAPLLTAPSLPPPPQPQLQLRVSPFGLRTSPYGSSLDLSTGSSSRPPLKVPAPPVAQPTPSSSSSSSSSSSASSSSAQLTHRPPTPSLPLPLSTHGFPHPGLRPPPPPHHPSLFSPGPTLPPPPPLLQVPGHPGASATNALSEQDLIGQDLNSRYLNAQGGPEVVGAGGSARPLAFQFHQHNHQHQHTHQHTHQHFTPYPPGLLPPHGPHMFEKYPGKMEGLFRHNPYTAFPPAVPGLPPGLPPAVSFGSLQGAFQPKSTNPELPPRLGPVPSGLPQKGTQIPDHFRPPLRKPGKWCAMHVRVAYMILRHQEKMKGDSHKLDFRNDLLPCLPGPYGALPPGQELSHPATSLFTATGAVHAATNPFTAAPGAHGPFLSPSTHIDPFGRPTSFASLAALSNGAFGGLGSPTFNSSTVFAQKESPGAPPAFASPPDPWGRLHRSPLAFPAWVRPPEASRTPGSDKERPVERREPSITKEEKDRDLPFSRPQLRVSPATPKARAGEEGARPAKESVRVKEERKEEAAAAAAAASAAAAAAAAAAATAASGPQGLHLLFERPRPPPFLGPSPPERCAGFLEPTWLAGPPRLARPPRFYEAGEELTGPGAVAAARLYGLEPTHPLLYSRLAPPPPPTAAPGTPHLLSKTPPGALLGAPPPLVPAPRPGSPPRAPGPARADR from the exons ATGGAGACAGCAGCGGCCACGGCTCCGGGCCccggctgggcgactgagggggagcggcggcggcggcgctgcTCGCGCCGAGACCGAGACCGGGAGCAGCGGCGCCGCCGAGGTCCCGGCGGCGATGCGCCCCGAGCCCTTTTGGCCGCCCCGCGCGGCTCCTCTTCTTCGTCGTCGCCCCCGCCGCCTGCCAGGCCCTGGTCGTCAGCTTCGTCTGGAGAGCGGCCTGGAGGCCCGAGACGGCGGCGGCTTCGTCCCAGGCCTCGGCCCCCGCGACCCAGAACTCGGAAGCAGCCTGCTGGCTCGGGCAGCcgcggggaggaggaggaggaggaggaggaggggggcgCAGACGATAGGGAGGCCGAGGAGGAgcctgaggaggaagaagaggaggaagacttGATCGATGGCTTTGCTATTGCCAGTTTCGCCAGCCTCGAGGCCTTGCAG AAGGATGCATCTCTAGAGCCCCCAGAGCGACTTGAACATCGGCTGAAGCATTCTGGGAAGCGGAAGAGGGGGGGCTCCAGTGGTGCCACTGGGGAGCCAGGGGACAGCTCTGAACGGGAGCCTGGACGGCCCTCTGGAGATCGGGCTCGAAAATGGCCCAATAAGCGGAGAAGGAAAGAG GCCTCCTCCCGTCATTCTCTGGAAGCTGGATACATA TGTGATGCTGAAAGTGATCTGGATGAGAAG gtctcCGATGATGACCTCGACCCATCCTTTACTGTCTCAACCAGCAGAG CCTCTGGCCCCCACGGCGCCTTCAATGGGAACTGTGAAGCAAAACTCTCTGTAGTCCCTAAAGTGTCGGGCCTGGAGCGGAGCCAGGAACAGCCCCCTGGGCCCGACCCGCTGCTAGTGCCTTTTCCCCTGAAAGAACCACCACCTCCACTGGCCCCTCAGCCTCCTGTCTCGCCCCCTGCACCCCTGCTGACTGCCCCCAgtctgccacccccaccccagccccagctgcagCTTCGGGTCTCGCCCTTTGGCCTCCGCACTTCTCCTTATGGCAGCAGTCTGGACCTCAGCACTGGCAG CTCTTCACGGCCGCCCCTCAAGGTCCCGGCCCCTCCCGTGGCTCAGCCTACTCCCTCATCATCCTCTTCGTCCTCTTCCTCTTCATCTGCCTCCTCCTCGTCCGCGCAGCTCACCCACCGGCCCCCGACGCCCTCACTGCCCCTGCCTTTGTCCACCCACGGCTTTCCCCACCCTGGGCTGCGgcctcccccaccaccccaccacccctccttgttctcccctggccccaccctgcccccacccccacccttgcTGCAGGTGCCAGGGCACCCTGGGGCCTCAGCCACTAACGCCCTTTCTG aGCAGGACCTGATCGGCCAGGACCTGAACTCTCGCTACCTGAATGCCCAGGGTGGCCCTgaggtggtgggggcagggggctcaGCCCGGCCCCTGGCCTTCCAGTTCCACCAGCACAACCACCAGCACCAGCACACCCACCAGCACACCCACCAGCACTTCACCCCTTATCCCCCGGGCCTGCTGCCACCTCATGGCCCCCACATG TTTGAGAAATACCCAGGAAAGATGGAAGGCCTCTTCCGGCATAAT ccGTACACGGCCTTCCCTCCCGCAGTGCCCGGCCTACCTCCAGGCCTTCCGCCGGCTGTCTCCTTTGGCTCCCTGCAGGGGGCCTTCCAGCCCAAG AGCACAAACCCCGAGCTGCCACCACGACTGGGGCCAGTGCCGAGCGGGCTTCCTCAAAAGGGGACACAG ATCCCTGACCATTTCCGGCCACCTTTGAGG AAACCAGGGAAGTGGTGTGCCATGCATGTGCGTGTGGCTTACATGATCCTGAGACACCAGGAAAAGATGAAG GGCGACTCCCACAAGCTTGACTTTCGGAACGACCTCCTGCCCTGCCTTCCGGGGCCCTATGGGGCCCTGCCCCCTGGGCAGGAGCTCTCCCACCCAGCCACCTCCCTTTTCACTGCGACTG GTGCCGTCCACGCTGCAACCAACCCTTTCACGGCAGCTCCCGGGGCCCATGGGCCCTTTCTGAGCCCCAGCACCCACATTG ATCCCTTTGGGCGTCCCACAAGCTTCGCCTCCTTGGCTGCCCTCTCCAACGGGGCCTTTGGAGGCCTGGGCAGCCCCACTTTCA ACTCCAGCACCGTCTTTGCCCAGAAAGAAAGTCCAGGGGCCCCACCAGCCTTCGCCTCCCCACCAGACCCATGGGGACGTCTGCACCGCAGTCCTCTGGCCTTTCCTGCCTGGGTCCGTCCCCCTGAGGCCTCCCGGACACCAGGCTCAGACAAGGAGCGGCCTGTGGAGCGGAGGGAGCCCTCTATCaccaaggaggagaaagacag GGATCTCCCCTTCTCAAGGCCCCAGCTTCGAGTTTCTCCTGCAACTCCCAAGGCCCGAGCTGGTGAGGAGGGTGCCAGGCCAGCCAAGGAATCAGTGCGGGTAAAGGAAGAGCGGAAGGAAGaggccgccgctgccgccgccgctgcctctgccgccgccgccgccgccgccgccgctgcagcCACCGCTGCCAGCGGGCCTCAGGGCCTTCACCTGCTGTTTGAGAGGCCTCGGCCACCCCCCTTCCTGGGCCCTAGTCCTCCAGAGCGCTGCGCTGGCTTCCTGGAGCCAACTTGGTTGGCAGGGCCCCCTCGCCTTGCTAGGCCACCCCGCTTCTATGAGGCGGGTGAGGAGCTGACTGGACCGGGGGCAGTGGCTGCTGCCCGCCTCTATGGTCTAGAGCCTACCCACCCCCTGCTATACAGCCGCTTGGCTCCTCCGCCGCCACCTACTGCGGCCCCAGGCACCCCTCACCTTCTCAGCAAGACCCCACCAGGAGCCCTTTTGGGGGCACCACCTCCGCTTGTGCCCGCTCCCCGGCCTGGTTCCCCACCTAGGGCCCCTGGCCCAGCCCGGGCTGACAggtga
- the FBRS gene encoding probable fibrosin-1 isoform X2: protein METAAATAPGPGWATEGERRRRRCSRRDRDREQRRRRGPGGDAPRALLAAPRGSSSSSSPPPPARPWSSASSGERPGGPRRRRLRPRPRPPRPRTRKQPAGSGSRGEEEEEEEEGGADDREAEEEPEEEEEEEDLIDGFAIASFASLEALQDASLEPPERLEHRLKHSGKRKRGGSSGATGEPGDSSEREPGRPSGDRARKWPNKRRRKEASSRHSLEAGYICDAESDLDEKVSDDDLDPSFTVSTSRASGPHGAFNGNCEAKLSVVPKVSGLERSQEQPPGPDPLLVPFPLKEPPPPLAPQPPVSPPAPLLTAPSLPPPPQPQLQLRVSPFGLRTSPYGSSLDLSTGSSSRPPLKVPAPPVAQPTPSSSSSSSSSSSASSSSAQLTHRPPTPSLPLPLSTHGFPHPGLRPPPPPHHPSLFSPGPTLPPPPPLLQVPGHPGASATNALSEQDLIGQDLNSRYLNAQGGPEVVGAGGSARPLAFQFHQHNHQHQHTHQHTHQHFTPYPPGLLPPHGPHMFEKYPGKMEGLFRHNPYTAFPPAVPGLPPGLPPAVSFGSLQGAFQPKSTNPELPPRLGPVPSGLPQKGTQIPDHFRPPLRKPGKWCAMHVRVAYMILRHQEKMKGDSHKLDFRNDLLPCLPGPYGALPPGQELSHPATSLFTATGAVHAATNPFTAAPGAHGPFLSPSTHIDPFGRPTSFASLAALSNGAFGGLGSPTFNSSTVFAQKESPGAPPAFASPPDPWGRLHRSPLAFPAWVRPPEASRTPGSDKERPVERREPSITKEEKDRDLPFSRPQLRVSPATPKARAGEEGARPAKESVRVKEERKEEAAAAAAAASAAAAAAAAAAATAASGPQGLHLLFERPRPPPFLGPSPPERCAGFLEPTWLAGPPRLARPPRFYEAGEELTGPGAVAAARLYGLEPTHPLLYSRLAPPPPPTAAPGTPHLLSKTPPGALLGAPPPLVPAPRPGSPPRAPGPARADR, encoded by the exons ATGGAGACAGCAGCGGCCACGGCTCCGGGCCccggctgggcgactgagggggagcggcggcggcggcgctgcTCGCGCCGAGACCGAGACCGGGAGCAGCGGCGCCGCCGAGGTCCCGGCGGCGATGCGCCCCGAGCCCTTTTGGCCGCCCCGCGCGGCTCCTCTTCTTCGTCGTCGCCCCCGCCGCCTGCCAGGCCCTGGTCGTCAGCTTCGTCTGGAGAGCGGCCTGGAGGCCCGAGACGGCGGCGGCTTCGTCCCAGGCCTCGGCCCCCGCGACCCAGAACTCGGAAGCAGCCTGCTGGCTCGGGCAGCcgcggggaggaggaggaggaggaggaggaggggggcgCAGACGATAGGGAGGCCGAGGAGGAgcctgaggaggaagaagaggaggaagacttGATCGATGGCTTTGCTATTGCCAGTTTCGCCAGCCTCGAGGCCTTGCAG GATGCATCTCTAGAGCCCCCAGAGCGACTTGAACATCGGCTGAAGCATTCTGGGAAGCGGAAGAGGGGGGGCTCCAGTGGTGCCACTGGGGAGCCAGGGGACAGCTCTGAACGGGAGCCTGGACGGCCCTCTGGAGATCGGGCTCGAAAATGGCCCAATAAGCGGAGAAGGAAAGAG GCCTCCTCCCGTCATTCTCTGGAAGCTGGATACATA TGTGATGCTGAAAGTGATCTGGATGAGAAG gtctcCGATGATGACCTCGACCCATCCTTTACTGTCTCAACCAGCAGAG CCTCTGGCCCCCACGGCGCCTTCAATGGGAACTGTGAAGCAAAACTCTCTGTAGTCCCTAAAGTGTCGGGCCTGGAGCGGAGCCAGGAACAGCCCCCTGGGCCCGACCCGCTGCTAGTGCCTTTTCCCCTGAAAGAACCACCACCTCCACTGGCCCCTCAGCCTCCTGTCTCGCCCCCTGCACCCCTGCTGACTGCCCCCAgtctgccacccccaccccagccccagctgcagCTTCGGGTCTCGCCCTTTGGCCTCCGCACTTCTCCTTATGGCAGCAGTCTGGACCTCAGCACTGGCAG CTCTTCACGGCCGCCCCTCAAGGTCCCGGCCCCTCCCGTGGCTCAGCCTACTCCCTCATCATCCTCTTCGTCCTCTTCCTCTTCATCTGCCTCCTCCTCGTCCGCGCAGCTCACCCACCGGCCCCCGACGCCCTCACTGCCCCTGCCTTTGTCCACCCACGGCTTTCCCCACCCTGGGCTGCGgcctcccccaccaccccaccacccctccttgttctcccctggccccaccctgcccccacccccacccttgcTGCAGGTGCCAGGGCACCCTGGGGCCTCAGCCACTAACGCCCTTTCTG aGCAGGACCTGATCGGCCAGGACCTGAACTCTCGCTACCTGAATGCCCAGGGTGGCCCTgaggtggtgggggcagggggctcaGCCCGGCCCCTGGCCTTCCAGTTCCACCAGCACAACCACCAGCACCAGCACACCCACCAGCACACCCACCAGCACTTCACCCCTTATCCCCCGGGCCTGCTGCCACCTCATGGCCCCCACATG TTTGAGAAATACCCAGGAAAGATGGAAGGCCTCTTCCGGCATAAT ccGTACACGGCCTTCCCTCCCGCAGTGCCCGGCCTACCTCCAGGCCTTCCGCCGGCTGTCTCCTTTGGCTCCCTGCAGGGGGCCTTCCAGCCCAAG AGCACAAACCCCGAGCTGCCACCACGACTGGGGCCAGTGCCGAGCGGGCTTCCTCAAAAGGGGACACAG ATCCCTGACCATTTCCGGCCACCTTTGAGG AAACCAGGGAAGTGGTGTGCCATGCATGTGCGTGTGGCTTACATGATCCTGAGACACCAGGAAAAGATGAAG GGCGACTCCCACAAGCTTGACTTTCGGAACGACCTCCTGCCCTGCCTTCCGGGGCCCTATGGGGCCCTGCCCCCTGGGCAGGAGCTCTCCCACCCAGCCACCTCCCTTTTCACTGCGACTG GTGCCGTCCACGCTGCAACCAACCCTTTCACGGCAGCTCCCGGGGCCCATGGGCCCTTTCTGAGCCCCAGCACCCACATTG ATCCCTTTGGGCGTCCCACAAGCTTCGCCTCCTTGGCTGCCCTCTCCAACGGGGCCTTTGGAGGCCTGGGCAGCCCCACTTTCA ACTCCAGCACCGTCTTTGCCCAGAAAGAAAGTCCAGGGGCCCCACCAGCCTTCGCCTCCCCACCAGACCCATGGGGACGTCTGCACCGCAGTCCTCTGGCCTTTCCTGCCTGGGTCCGTCCCCCTGAGGCCTCCCGGACACCAGGCTCAGACAAGGAGCGGCCTGTGGAGCGGAGGGAGCCCTCTATCaccaaggaggagaaagacag GGATCTCCCCTTCTCAAGGCCCCAGCTTCGAGTTTCTCCTGCAACTCCCAAGGCCCGAGCTGGTGAGGAGGGTGCCAGGCCAGCCAAGGAATCAGTGCGGGTAAAGGAAGAGCGGAAGGAAGaggccgccgctgccgccgccgctgcctctgccgccgccgccgccgccgccgccgctgcagcCACCGCTGCCAGCGGGCCTCAGGGCCTTCACCTGCTGTTTGAGAGGCCTCGGCCACCCCCCTTCCTGGGCCCTAGTCCTCCAGAGCGCTGCGCTGGCTTCCTGGAGCCAACTTGGTTGGCAGGGCCCCCTCGCCTTGCTAGGCCACCCCGCTTCTATGAGGCGGGTGAGGAGCTGACTGGACCGGGGGCAGTGGCTGCTGCCCGCCTCTATGGTCTAGAGCCTACCCACCCCCTGCTATACAGCCGCTTGGCTCCTCCGCCGCCACCTACTGCGGCCCCAGGCACCCCTCACCTTCTCAGCAAGACCCCACCAGGAGCCCTTTTGGGGGCACCACCTCCGCTTGTGCCCGCTCCCCGGCCTGGTTCCCCACCTAGGGCCCCTGGCCCAGCCCGGGCTGACAggtga
- the PRR14 gene encoding proline-rich protein 14 has translation MEDRGSTGGDGCSLGFPRDSPEPPLPPMDLPGDSSPPGRPRLCRQPLARALWGARSPKRPRLQSLGAPSPLEKASRRVLAVVLEDVMAAHMVPLVPKEETSTSRHCNSCRDSVRSKPSASPLQQSSWSLQARPPDSLHLCREPLSCVRRPALTLRRRSKTTSGPEEGPSQKVDQTPQPTLVVMLEDIASSRPLAEGFADHSPNFIIPTKRAEPVIMVRQPVPPPRDLEPLFQPSALSANLPESPSQVPDPVLESPSTPPPSSLLRPHLSPWGLAPLFRSVRSKLESFADIFLTPNKAPQPPPPSPPMKLELKIAISEAEQSGAAEDTASVSPRPPISQWRAQDHNPPAPLPKPSLGRSHSCPDLGPLGPDNYSWPPAPPHPSRPWPRRHTVGGGEMTRAPPPPRPCLRKEVFPLGGVGASPPLVTSCSTTASTRSFSEPAEPRLGSTKEKEARASEDQVLSDPETKTMGKVSRFRIRRTPAHPQLNLTPMGLPRPVRLNKKEFSLEEIYTNKNYQTPTTRRTFETIFEEPRERNGTLIFTSSRKLRRAVEFRDSSLPRSRRPSRGVRAASGRTLTPNLVPSPDVGPLLQQRLEELDALLLEEEEVDRKRPHRT, from the exons ATGGAAGACCGGGGATCCACGGGAGGCGACG GCTGTAGCCTGGGATTCCCCAGGGACTCCCCGGAGCCGCCGCTTCCCCCAATGGACTTGCCCGGGGACTCCAG CCCACCTGGCCGGCCGCGTCTGTGCCGCCAGCCCCTGGCTCGGGCATTATGGGGAGCCAGGAGCCCAAAACGGCCAAGGCTGCAGTCTCTAGGGGCCCCTTCACCCTTGGAAAAGGCTTCTCGGCGGGTCCTGGCTGTGGTGCTGGAAGATGTCATGGCTGCTCACATG GTCCCCCTGGTGCCCAAAGAGGAGACCTCCACCTCACGGCACTGCAACAGTTGTCGGGATTCTGTCCGAAGCAAGCCGTCTGCTTCACCACTCCAGCAGTCCTCATGGTCCTTGCAGGCCAG GCCTCCCGACTCACTTCACTTATGCCGAGAACCCCTGAGCTGTGTCCGCCGGCCTGCTCTTACCCTGAGGCGGCGATCAAAGACAACCTCTGGCCCAGAGGAGGGCCCTTCACAAAAGGTGGACCAGACCCCCCAACCCACTCTAGTGGTGATGCTAGAAGACATTGCCagctccagacccctggctgaG GGCTTTGCTGATCATAGTCCCAACTTCATCATCCCAACGAAAAG AGCTGAACCTGTGATAATGGTTCGCCAGCCAGTGCCTCCGCCCAGGGACCTGGAACCCCTATTCCAGCCATCTGCCCTGTCTGCAAATCTTCCAGAGAGCCCATCACAAG TCCCAGATCCTGTTCTGGAGTCCCCATCGACCCCACCACCGTCCAGCCTTTTACGCCCCCACCTCAGCCCCTGGGGTTTGGCCCCCCTCTTCCGTTCTGTCCGCTCCAAGCTGGAGAGCTTTGCTGACATCTTCCTCACGCCCAACAAAGCcccacagcccccacccccatcacccCCCATGAAGTTGGAGTTGAAGATTGCCATCTCAGAGGCTGAGCAGTCCGGAGCTGCTGAGGACACTGCATCTGTCAGTCCCCGGCCCCCTATCAGTCAGTGGCGGGCCCAAGACCACAATCCCCCAGCACCCCTCCCTAAGCCCTCTCTGGGCCGAAGCCACTCCTGCCCTGATCTGGGGCCCCTTGGCCCAGATAACTACAGCTGGCCCCCTGCTCCACCCCACCCAAGCAGGCCATGGCCACGGCGGCACACTGTGGGTGGTGGAGAGATGACCCGAGCCCCACCACCCCCTCGGCCCTGTCTCCGGAAAGAGGTCTTCCCTCTTGGAGGAGTGGGAGCCTCTCCTCCCCTTGTCACATCTTGTTCAACCACCGCATCCACTCGTTCCTTCTCTGAACCTGCAGAACCCAG GTTGGGCTCAACAAAGGAGAAGGAGGCAAGGGCCTCAGAGGACCAGGTGCTTTCAGACCCTGAGACGAAG ACCATGGGAAAAGTTTCTCGATTCAGAATACGTAGGACACCAGCCCATCCTCAGCTAAACCTTACACCAATGGGACTGCCTCGACCAGTCAG GTTGAACAAGAAGGAGTTCAGCTTGGAAGAAATTTATACCAATAAGAATTACCAGACACCTACAACCAGGAG GACCTTTGAAACCATCTTCGAGGAACCCCGGGAGCGCAATGGGACTCTGATTTTTACCAGCTCAAGAAAGCTACGGCGGGCTGTAGAATTTCGAGACAGCAGCCTCCCAAGATCTCGGCGGCCATCTCGGGGGGTCCGGGCTGCATCTGGCAGGACCCTTACTCCCAACCTGGTCCCCAGCCCAGATGTGGGACCCTTGCTGCAGCAGCGGCTGGAGGAGCTGGATGCCTTgctcctggaggaggaggaagtggaTAGGAAGCGGCCCCATCGGACCTAG